The Gossypium hirsutum isolate 1008001.06 chromosome D06, Gossypium_hirsutum_v2.1, whole genome shotgun sequence genome contains the following window.
ccagatgataactttactatctccaaagtattacaaacaaatagaattccttaagaattctcaaatgggagaagagagaaaactaagagagaaagattggttgggatggttgaaatgaaaaatgaaaaggcctatttatagttgaggttcagggactaacttgcaaatggcctaaaaaattagggaccaaaattgcaattatcccgttcaacttttcaacattcggtgcaacttgctcaacctttttaacaagttgcttcctacctttgttgacttttcaacacttTCTTCACTGCCAAAAAATGTATGCATCAACAATAACCCTTTAACCTTAACACGTAAAGTTTCTTTTCTCATTGCTTTAATAGCAACCTGATGAACGATGTTCCCACCGGCACTGTCTCCGGAGAGAAACACACGAGAGATATCAGCTTGCTTCAACCATGGTTCATTACTAACTTGGCTGCACAGCCATTCCAGGGAGCTATAACAGTCATCGTAAGCTATAGGGAGGCGATGTTCAGGTGCCAAACGGTAGTCAACCGAAAGGACAATGGAATGTGACACGACGGAAAAATCTCCAAGGAAATGATGGTAGCCGAGCCACGTGGTTGAGCCGATGCAAAACCCACCACCATGGAAATAGACAAGAACCGGAAGTGATGAGGTGCATGGTCCTGGGATATCAGGAAGGAAAATCCTCCCAGTTATAGCTTTTGGCAGATCGATGATCACGTCCTTAGACTTGTATCCACCAGAGGATTCTTCAGAGGTGGGAGCTACTTCGGGTGCAAACCGTTTTACTGAACCATCAGAAAAGACCTGAAGGTAATTGGGTGCTTTTGCTACTATAGACATTTTCACTGGGAATGGTGGGTTGCAGATTGAACCATTGGAAAGGTTTGTGGGGGTTTTAAAGGTTTAAAAATCACAGGCTCACGGAAGATTTTCATGGGAAAGTTAAAAAAAGGGTTCTTGAATGTTAGCTCATTCATGTAAAGTGCATTGGATATCTGCTTTTAAGGTCTCAGATTAGAGCGTTTTTAGCATTGTTTTTCAAAACCACTTTTAAAACAAAGAGATTTTGCCATCCGAAAACACATGGGAATACTTttagaaccaaaaaaaaaatcaaaaccgcAACAACAATGTTAAACTAGCACTTATGTTTTGGTTTTTAACTATGAAAAGGTGTCATACAAGTTCCAAACAGAAATTGGATTTAGGATACAAAGCTTTGTAAGTATCTTGCAGCAgtatatgttaaaaaaaaaaaacaaagaaaagaaaaggtgggAGCTTATTTGGCTGCCTGTTCTAACACAGTAATTTTCTTCTGATCATCCAATGCACGATTTTGCAAAGGCGGCAGTGAGAACACGCTCACGGTTGAGCTTCCGCTCCGGATCTCTTTCAAGACGTGTAGTGCTGACAAAGTTTGCTTCATATACATGTTCTCCATATCCTTGATTTCTGCAAGTTCTTTTGGAACTTTGAGCAAGTTTTCATTACTTCTGCTAGAAGTATCAGGTTTGTGGTCTTTCTCGTTGGTTACATCAGGTAACGCCGATGGTTCATTTGTGGAGAAAAGACGATCAAGTACCATCTCACACTCCTTCACAAGCTCATTAAGAACATCGGTCCGGTAGAACGGTTGTTGCAAGACCTTTTGAATGAAGGGCAAGCGAACAAGAGCACCGCTTCTCTTGTCGTATTTCTTTATTATCTTCACTAGTCCTGTGTAACATCATGTAGGTTCAAAAGTTTTCACACATCGTAATAGAATGCAGTCTCAACCAACTCTCGGATCTATGAAAGGTCGTATGAACTTCATACAGTCCTTTTAGACCATATAAGCCATCAAGATTGCAAGTAGCTAACATTAGCAAAGCACAAACACTGCTAATTACTGAGAAGATTGAATTCCACAAATAACATTCTCGAATTTTGAAAAACGTAAGGCACGACTGAGGTCGGAACATCAATTAGTTCCAGCTATGCTTTAAGTCATTTGCTGAAAAGATGGACTAAGGTGAAAAGAAAACAGATTAGTACCTGTATAGTTAAGGGCACTGTAATTCTCCAACAGAACCATCTCTCCGTGAAAATCCACAATCTCCCTCCCAACATTCATCAACCCTCCATCTGATGCTTTGGCCTTTTCTGCTCTATCTTGCAGTTCCTGCAAGTCACAAGGAGAAAGCAATAAAACACGCTGCAGGGAAAAGGAAATCTGTCGGAAGTGCGAAAGAAGCCAAGCATCCAACGCCGCCAACTCGACTTGCATCCGACTGTGGGAAACATGAGAACTCTGGTGAGTTTTCCTTTTGTGACAAGGCATTTTACAAGGTGGGCTTTGCCATTGTAATATCGTTTTTCATATTGAAGCTTCTTTGTTAGTGGCAGTGGACATGACAACGTATTTTCAAACCATGAATATTGctgtaattttctattttcaaaggaaaacaTGCTACATCTCCCAAAGGACTGGGCTGAAATAGTGTGGACTCTAAAGATTCAAACAGGAATGGACTCTAGACTGTGAGAGGGAAACATAAATGGTTGGAGACTCAAACATAACATCTCAAAAGTAACAAAAACATTACAGCGGAGAATTCTATTAACAAAGCTCTCTGAATTCATAATAAAGGacataataacaaaaataagagGGAAAAGATTCTTTCTTTACTTCATTAGCTTCAAAAATTCAACAAACCCATCACTAAATTCACCACAAAGTACTAAAACAGATATGCCTTTCATCCATCTCTCACACTGAAGAATGGGGGAAAagattctttgttttttttttttaaattaattaacttcaaaattttcaacaaacCCATCACTAAATTCACCACAAAGTAtcaaattcatccatttttcacATTGAAACAGGCAATTCAGTAGAGAATTCTATAAATAGAGCTCTCTGAATGAGGGAAAAGATGCATTTTTTACTTCATTAACTTCAAAATTTCAACAAACCCATCACTAAATTCACTGCAAAGCTCCAAAATAATCCTGTATAAACAGCAATAAAAAAGAGACAAAGCCCCTTTATTTAACCAACAATTAATCCCAGAATACCTAATGGaatcccccccccaaaaaaaaagaaaaactgaaaCTTTTGCATAAAAATATAAGGGGAATTTTTCGAAAATTTACCCTCCATTTGATAACATAATCCTCTTCTTTCTCAACGAAAAAGGTATTGAATTTCTCCACTTCATTTTCCAACAACAAAACGAAATCCATCACCTCCTTGGAAACCTCGCTGTCCTCCCCATCCCCACCGTCCATTGAATCTAATCTGGGCCGTTTGTTAGGCTGCTTCTCGCTCCCATCTTTGGGGTATATCAACTTCAACTGCTTCTTCAAATCCTTGTAAGGCAAAAACTTATCTCTCCAATCAGGCAACGCTTCTTCGATCAATATGCTTAAGCTCTTACAAAACTTCATGCTACTCCACTCAGCTGATCAAAGATCAAAACCACCTTTTTTTTTGTGAATAGAGTAAATTCTGCGGCCAGCGATGTTTATAATAGAGAATAAAAGAGAAGGAAAAGTGAGAGTCATCTTTTTCTTAGAATATTCGAAAATTGGATTATATTATTACTTACTCTCTGTTCCTGCTAGGAGACGAGATTTTTGGGTTTTGCAGTTCTCACACATTTAGGGTaggtttggttcgctgtattggattagaggtgtattggattagaggtgtaatagctaatccactgtttggttgaatgtaatggaatagaggcgtaatagtaatcttgtgtttggttgaatggaatagaggtgtaatagcataatggaaaaaactaaaatgactagaatacccttagcataaaattgttttggtaaatgattattgttattgttatttaaattataataatattattattatcaataataaataatttaatcatatttaaacataattattattaaatatattataattaaaatatataatttaataaaattcttaataattaatattcttatattaatttactgaaatcataatatatgatactgtaaaatataaattaacataattattattaaatatattttaattaaactatataatttaataaaattcttaataattaatattcttatattaatttattgaaatcataatatatgatactgtaaaatataaattaacataattattattaaatatattttaattaaactatataatttaataaaattcttaataattaatattcttatattaatttactgaaatcataatatatgatactgtaaaatataaattaacataattattattaaatatattttaattaaaatatataatttaatgaaattcttaataattaatattcttatattaatttactcaaatcataatatatgatactgtaaattataaattaacataattattattaaatataatttaataaaaatatataatttagtaaaattcttaatattaaatattcttatatgaattttctaaaatcataatatataatactataaaatataatttaatataattattattaaatataatttaataaaaatatataatttaataaaattcttaatattaaatattcttatatgaatttactcaaatcataatatatgatactataaaatataaattaacataattattattaaatatattataaataaaatatataatttaataaaattattaataatcaatattcttatatgaatttactcaaatcataatatatgatactataaaatataaattaacataattattattaaatatattataattaaaatatataatttaataaaattattaataattaatattcttatatgaatttactcaaatcataatatatgatactataaagataatttgaaataattaatattaaatatattttaattaaaatatatgatttaataaaatttaaaataattacaactaataaattatcttatatgaatttgtataatttaaaataattattattacatataatttaataataatatataatttcataaaattcttgataataaattttcttatatgaatttatacaatttaaaataattaatattaaatataatttaataatgatatataatttcataaaattcttgataataaattttcttatatgaatttatacaatagATATTTAATTGAGCTTGAACTGAGAATCAAGCTACAAATTTAAAGTTTAACTCAGGCCTGCTCGGTTACACCCTAAAAAATATCAGTATATCATATAAAGCTtactttcaagcacaaaattaaAAGAGTGAATTAAAAAAGCCTAGAAATAAATTTTtggataacaaaataaaaatagcatTTACGAGGTTGAATTCACATGAACAAAATTCACAAAAGCATAGTCCTTAACAAAAGgacacaaatttaaaacatgcCCCATTCATGCATCAGTGAGTAGTTAAGTGACAACATCATCATCACCATTTAAGGACGGCCATTGCAGTTACCCAATTCTTGGACCACTTCCTCCATTGATGGTCTTTCTATAGGACATTCATGAGCGCAAAGCCATGCTATTCTTGCTAGTTTAGTCGCTTCGTGTTCAAAGAACCGACCGTGAAGGTTCGAGTCTATGAAATCTTGGTACTTACGAGTTTCAGCTCCTAAACGTACCGAGCTGGTCACCTTTTGTTTACCCGAAAGGAGTTGGAGAACGAGTGTCCCGAACGCGTAAACGTCGCTCTTCTTGGTGAAACGACCCGTGTTGGCATATTCGGGTGCGAGATAACCCATGGCAGCACTGGCTTTGAGTGAACCAAAGACAATGTCAATGGTGAGGATGTTGTGTAAGCCGGAATCTGAAAGTAGGGGATTAAACCGGTGGTTGACGAGCACTT
Protein-coding sequences here:
- the LOC107901606 gene encoding SPX domain-containing protein 2 isoform X2 translates to MKWRNSIPFSLRKKRIMLSNGGRMQVELAALDAWLLSHFRQISFSLQRVLLLSPCDLQELQDRAEKAKASDGGLMNVGREIVDFHGEMVLLENYSALNYTGLVKIIKKYDKRSGALVRLPFIQKVLQQPFYRTDVLNELVKECEMVLDRLFSTNEPSALPDVTNEKDHKPDTSSRSNENLLKVPKELAEIKDMENMYMKQTLSALHVLKEIRSGSSTVSVFSLPPLQNRALDDQKKITVLEQAAK
- the LOC107901606 gene encoding SPX domain-containing protein 2 isoform X1 gives rise to the protein MKFCKSLSILIEEALPDWRDKFLPYKDLKKQLKLIYPKDGSEKQPNKRPRLDSMDGGDGEDSEVSKEVMDFVLLLENEVEKFNTFFVEKEEDYVIKWRELQDRAEKAKASDGGLMNVGREIVDFHGEMVLLENYSALNYTGLVKIIKKYDKRSGALVRLPFIQKVLQQPFYRTDVLNELVKECEMVLDRLFSTNEPSALPDVTNEKDHKPDTSSRSNENLLKVPKELAEIKDMENMYMKQTLSALHVLKEIRSGSSTVSVFSLPPLQNRALDDQKKITVLEQAAK
- the LOC107901608 gene encoding probable carboxylesterase 17; translated protein: MSIVAKAPNYLQVFSDGSVKRFAPEVAPTSEESSGGYKSKDVIIDLPKAITGRIFLPDIPGPCTSSLPVLVYFHGGGFCIGSTTWLGYHHFLGDFSVVSHSIVLSVDYRLAPEHRLPIAYDDCYSSLEWLCSQVSNEPWLKQADISRVFLSGDSAGGNIVHQVAIKAMRKETLRVKVKGLLLMHTFFGSEERTEKERADGATGYVAMNDMFWKLSVPDGSNRDYFGCNFEKQEVSEAEWREFPAVTVYVAGLDFLKERGVMYAKFLQRKEVKRVKLVETENKSHVFHVFHPKSEATCSLQRQMSEFIKNN